In Bartonella machadoae, a single genomic region encodes these proteins:
- a CDS encoding peptidylprolyl isomerase: MKFNFIMLFLTSALLASTSLRVIAQESLNSSSNDLKTLEKASEKTVAPSHIMAIVDGKNITAGQLDELALEINPNLARFPDEQRRIMVLKAYLDMQVLAKAAISEGIDKTEAYDKRMAVMRNNVLQQLYFKQTVVDQISDTDLEALYKKEVASLPKEDEVKARHILVKTKKEAEAIIKRLSKGESFEEIAKKSSTDGSAAVGGDLGYFSHGQMVKPFEDAAFGLKVGEYTKKPVESPFGWHVIKVEDRRLKQPPVFDDVKEMLRTQLIKERYQKLIVDLRNKLDVKYPDPNVTKLMESLNQNGTPLPNETSDEEDTE; this comes from the coding sequence ATGAAATTCAATTTTATCATGCTTTTTTTAACATCCGCCCTATTGGCAAGTACGAGTTTAAGGGTGATAGCACAAGAAAGTTTGAATTCATCATCGAATGATTTGAAGACTTTAGAGAAAGCTTCTGAGAAAACAGTTGCTCCCTCTCATATTATGGCAATTGTTGATGGAAAAAATATTACAGCAGGACAATTGGATGAGTTAGCGCTTGAGATAAATCCTAATTTAGCACGTTTTCCTGATGAACAACGTCGTATAATGGTTTTAAAAGCTTATTTGGATATGCAGGTACTTGCTAAAGCAGCAATCAGTGAGGGCATTGATAAGACAGAAGCTTATGATAAACGTATGGCAGTTATGCGTAACAATGTTCTTCAGCAGCTTTATTTTAAACAGACAGTTGTTGATCAGATTTCAGATACTGATTTGGAAGCTCTTTATAAGAAAGAAGTTGCTTCTTTACCGAAAGAAGATGAAGTTAAAGCGCGTCATATTTTGGTCAAAACGAAAAAAGAAGCGGAAGCGATCATTAAGCGTTTAAGTAAAGGGGAAAGTTTTGAAGAGATTGCAAAAAAGAGTTCAACAGATGGTTCTGCTGCTGTTGGGGGCGATCTTGGTTACTTTAGCCATGGTCAAATGGTCAAGCCTTTTGAGGATGCTGCATTTGGTTTGAAAGTTGGCGAATACACTAAAAAACCGGTTGAAAGTCCTTTTGGTTGGCATGTTATTAAAGTAGAAGATCGTCGCTTAAAACAACCTCCTGTCTTTGATGATGTTAAAGAGATGTTGCGTACACAACTGATAAAAGAGCGTTACCAAAAATTGATTGTTGATTTACGCAACAAGTTAGATGTGAAATATCCTGATCCTAATGTTACAAAACTGATGGAATCGCTTAACCAGAATGGAACACCACTTCCCAATGAAACATCGGATGAAGAAGATACAGAATAG
- a CDS encoding leucyl aminopeptidase family protein, whose translation MHLHHIYFSSTHVENSCPILLVNQENLSDLSFDASTTAWMKVNDFTGKAGQILFIPHETGHLKKVLFGIGNGDDPFITGILAKNLPAGHWHLEGTASHEINSYLGLAFGSYQFNRYRHESSSKSLSISVNEMVDLDELQRIYKTVFLVRDLINIPANDMNPNTLEKEARQLGEVYGADVKSICGDELLTHNFPMIHAVGRAGSTAPRLIDLRWGQENHPKITLVGKGVTFDTGGLNIKSANNMSLMKKDMGGGAHVLGLAKLIMDAKLPFCLRVLIPAVENAISANAYRPGDILQSRKGLSVEVGNTDAEGRLVLADALTYGDEESPQFMLCMATLTGAARIALGPDLPAFYCNDSLWAQQISHSAYSVSDPLWQMPLWKPYQEMLSSPIADLNNISGNNFAGSIIAALFLNSFVEKTKHFAHFDLYGWVPKEKPGYPIGGSAQVIRALYHLFKNKT comes from the coding sequence ATGCATTTACATCACATTTATTTCAGTTCAACACATGTTGAGAATAGCTGTCCTATACTCTTAGTGAACCAAGAAAATCTTAGTGACTTATCGTTTGATGCTTCAACAACAGCGTGGATGAAAGTAAACGATTTCACTGGAAAAGCAGGACAAATACTCTTTATTCCTCACGAAACGGGACATTTAAAAAAAGTTCTCTTTGGAATTGGCAATGGTGATGACCCCTTTATTACAGGCATTCTTGCTAAAAATCTTCCTGCTGGACATTGGCATTTAGAAGGGACAGCTTCCCATGAAATAAATAGCTACCTTGGACTGGCATTTGGAAGTTATCAATTTAACCGTTATCGTCACGAATCTTCCTCCAAATCGTTATCGATTTCTGTCAACGAAATGGTTGACCTCGATGAGCTTCAACGCATTTATAAAACTGTCTTTCTTGTTCGTGATCTCATCAATATTCCTGCCAATGATATGAATCCTAACACCCTCGAGAAAGAAGCACGCCAACTGGGGGAAGTCTATGGTGCTGATGTCAAGAGCATTTGTGGAGATGAACTTTTAACACATAATTTTCCGATGATCCATGCTGTAGGACGCGCCGGTAGCACTGCGCCACGACTCATTGATCTGCGCTGGGGGCAAGAAAATCATCCTAAAATAACGTTGGTTGGAAAAGGTGTAACCTTTGATACGGGAGGACTCAATATTAAATCGGCAAATAACATGTCACTCATGAAAAAAGATATGGGCGGTGGTGCACATGTTTTGGGATTGGCTAAACTGATCATGGATGCAAAATTACCCTTTTGTCTGCGTGTTTTGATTCCAGCTGTTGAAAATGCAATTTCTGCTAATGCTTACAGGCCAGGAGATATTCTGCAAAGTCGTAAAGGCTTAAGCGTTGAAGTTGGCAATACAGATGCTGAAGGGCGTCTTGTTCTTGCTGATGCACTAACCTATGGCGATGAAGAAAGCCCACAATTCATGCTTTGTATGGCGACTTTAACAGGAGCTGCGCGGATAGCATTAGGACCAGATCTTCCGGCATTTTATTGTAATGATTCACTCTGGGCACAACAAATTTCTCACTCTGCTTATTCTGTTTCAGATCCTCTTTGGCAAATGCCGCTTTGGAAGCCCTATCAGGAAATGTTATCATCACCCATTGCTGATCTTAACAACATAAGCGGAAATAACTTTGCTGGCTCTATAATCGCTGCTTTGTTTCTTAACTCTTTTGTTGAAAAAACCAAGCATTTTGCGCATTTTGATCTTTACGGATGGGTGCCAAAAGAAAAACCAGGCTATCCTATCGGCGGTTCTGCACAAGTTATTCGTGCTCTTTATCACCTCTTTAAAAATAAAACTTAG
- the hslV gene encoding ATP-dependent protease subunit HslV: MAEHRPNIMYGTTIITVRKGGKVVMAGDGQVSLGQTIMKGNARKVRRLGKGGAVIAGFAGATADAFTLLERLETKLEQYPDQLMRACVELAKDWRTDRYLRRLEAMMLVADKKVTLALTGLGDVLEPEDGVMAIGSGGNFAVSAARALMDVDLDAETIARKAMNIAAKICVYTNDHFTIETLDAELSS; the protein is encoded by the coding sequence ATGGCAGAACATAGGCCAAACATAATGTATGGTACAACGATTATTACTGTACGAAAAGGTGGTAAAGTTGTAATGGCTGGTGATGGTCAGGTTTCACTTGGGCAGACGATCATGAAAGGCAATGCACGCAAAGTTCGTCGTCTTGGTAAAGGTGGAGCAGTTATTGCTGGTTTTGCAGGCGCAACAGCAGATGCTTTTACGTTGCTGGAAAGATTAGAAACAAAGCTTGAGCAATATCCTGATCAACTCATGCGTGCTTGTGTAGAACTTGCAAAAGACTGGCGCACAGACCGCTATTTACGTCGTCTTGAAGCAATGATGCTTGTCGCTGATAAGAAAGTAACATTAGCTTTAACAGGCCTTGGTGATGTCTTAGAACCAGAAGATGGGGTTATGGCTATTGGTTCTGGAGGCAATTTTGCTGTTTCAGCTGCTCGTGCACTCATGGATGTGGATCTGGATGCAGAAACCATTGCCCGTAAAGCTATGAATATTGCCGCTAAAATTTGTGTTTACACCAATGATCATTTTACCATTGAAACATTGGATGCAGAATTATCTTCTTAG
- a CDS encoding asparaginase — protein MKKIAIGTLGGTIAMAADDFGKMQPTLTSDVLIKNVPYLNKVADIHAQTLTQLPSGSLSFKILFEIIEWATQQIKNGAEGIVLTQGTDTIEETAFFLSLYWDKAEPLIITGAMRIPCEAGADGPANILAATRVAVHPQSRNRGVLVVFNDTIHSPYWVQKSHTVKIETFQSGLVGVLGSLLEGKVVYFNDRNFFPKTFDLPQNYHHQVALLYSSLSSNTQLTRFCLESGHYAGLVIAGFGSGHCSFEEADIIRQYTQKIPIIIASRTCTGSTTRTTYGYKGSEVDLIASGALMSGYLSAVKARLLLWAFLAQGHSLTQIHSQWNDWTIS, from the coding sequence ATGAAAAAAATAGCTATAGGGACACTGGGAGGAACAATTGCCATGGCTGCTGACGATTTTGGCAAAATGCAGCCAACATTAACTTCAGATGTTCTCATAAAAAATGTTCCTTATTTAAATAAAGTTGCTGATATTCACGCGCAAACATTAACACAATTACCGAGTGGATCTTTGTCCTTTAAGATTCTGTTTGAAATCATAGAGTGGGCAACACAACAAATAAAAAATGGCGCAGAAGGCATTGTTTTAACTCAAGGGACTGATACAATTGAGGAAACTGCTTTTTTTCTTTCTCTTTATTGGGATAAAGCAGAACCACTCATTATAACTGGTGCTATGCGCATCCCCTGTGAAGCAGGCGCTGATGGACCAGCAAATATTTTAGCAGCAACACGTGTTGCTGTTCATCCACAAAGTCGAAATAGAGGTGTTTTAGTTGTCTTCAATGATACCATTCACTCACCTTATTGGGTCCAAAAAAGCCATACTGTTAAAATTGAAACATTTCAATCAGGCTTGGTAGGTGTTTTAGGCTCTCTTTTGGAAGGAAAAGTGGTTTATTTTAATGATCGAAATTTTTTCCCAAAAACATTTGATCTTCCTCAAAATTATCATCACCAAGTGGCACTCCTATACTCCTCTTTATCCTCTAATACACAGTTAACGCGCTTCTGTCTTGAAAGTGGGCATTATGCTGGACTTGTCATTGCTGGTTTTGGATCAGGACACTGTAGTTTTGAAGAAGCAGACATCATACGACAATATACACAAAAAATACCAATCATTATCGCTAGTCGCACCTGCACTGGCTCAACAACACGCACAACTTATGGTTATAAAGGTTCAGAAGTTGATCTGATTGCTTCTGGTGCACTCATGTCTGGTTATTTATCAGCAGTAAAAGCACGTTTACTTTTATGGGCCTTTTTGGCACAAGGACACTCATTGACTCAAATCCATTCACAATGGAATGACTGGACCATAAGCTAA
- a CDS encoding class I SAM-dependent methyltransferase, whose protein sequence is MLLFLPFENHSLSPPLPNQSWLSFGLTELPVLEWKQNLKVIAPWRPDFLKFTDAQFHCSPQIDKTLVYDGAFLRLSKYRGFNQNCFLDLLECVQPGGWIVIGGNKTAGAASMMKWVKTLIPITDKLSKNHGLVFWIQVPQQIDRQKIEQLRSPPLTFENKFQTCSGMFSHGRIDPGSAALACHINKIVSGKTADFGAGWGFLSYAALERSEKITTLDLYEADYNALKAAKKHLQDATTSCPIHFYWHDLVHEPIANLYDTIISNPPFHTQRTTDISLGQHFIINAAKCLKPSGKLLLVANRHLPYEKVLKDIFRTVLIHEKNDGFKVIEAHR, encoded by the coding sequence GTGTTACTGTTTTTGCCTTTTGAAAACCACAGCCTCTCCCCCCCCCTTCCAAACCAATCTTGGTTGAGTTTTGGTTTAACAGAACTTCCTGTTCTAGAATGGAAGCAAAATTTAAAAGTTATAGCGCCTTGGCGACCAGATTTTTTGAAATTTACCGATGCCCAGTTTCATTGCTCTCCTCAAATAGATAAAACTCTTGTTTATGATGGTGCGTTTTTACGTTTGAGCAAATATCGTGGTTTTAACCAGAATTGTTTTCTTGATTTATTAGAATGTGTTCAACCTGGTGGGTGGATTGTTATCGGTGGAAATAAAACTGCTGGAGCTGCTTCAATGATGAAATGGGTTAAAACGCTCATTCCGATCACTGATAAATTGTCCAAAAACCATGGACTGGTCTTCTGGATTCAAGTTCCACAACAAATCGATAGACAGAAAATTGAACAATTGCGTTCACCACCACTTACTTTTGAAAATAAATTTCAGACTTGTTCTGGAATGTTCTCACACGGTCGTATTGATCCTGGATCTGCCGCTCTTGCTTGTCATATAAACAAAATTGTTTCTGGAAAAACTGCAGATTTTGGTGCTGGTTGGGGGTTTCTTTCTTATGCTGCCCTTGAAAGAAGTGAAAAAATAACAACTCTTGATCTTTATGAAGCTGATTATAATGCTTTGAAAGCAGCCAAAAAACACCTTCAAGACGCAACAACTTCTTGTCCCATTCATTTTTACTGGCATGATCTTGTGCATGAACCAATTGCAAATCTCTATGATACAATTATTTCAAATCCACCATTTCACACGCAACGAACAACAGATATTTCATTAGGGCAGCATTTTATTATAAACGCCGCGAAATGCCTAAAGCCTAGCGGCAAATTGCTTCTTGTTGCAAACCGACACCTCCCTTATGAAAAAGTGTTAAAAGATATTTTTCGTACAGTCTTGATACACGAAAAAAATGACGGCTTTAAAGTTATTGAAGCACACCGCTAG
- the coaA gene encoding type I pantothenate kinase — translation MSDRYSPYRVFTAQEWSQFRDDTPLTLTFDEIKNLRSIDDPIDLEEVQRIYLSLSRLLSCHVEAVQELFHKRQQFLHQKGTRKTPFIIGIAGSVAVGKSTTARILQELLKRWASSLKVDLITTDGFLYPNTVLQQKNRMHRKGFPDSYDIKKLLCFLSAIKAGIGNVPAPLYSHMTYDVLENQTIIIDRPDILIVEGINVLQVSDLPKDGKVIPFVSDFFDFSIYVDAETEVIRRWYLERFKRLRKTAFQNPESYFHRYAHLNEKEASKIAQELWQTINLKNLQENILPTRPRSNLILRKGKNHLVEYVALRRL, via the coding sequence ATTTCTGATCGATATTCACCCTATCGTGTCTTTACGGCACAAGAATGGTCTCAATTTCGTGACGATACACCATTGACCTTGACTTTTGATGAAATCAAGAATTTACGTTCAATTGATGATCCAATTGATCTTGAAGAAGTGCAACGCATTTATCTTTCCTTATCGCGTTTATTATCCTGTCATGTTGAAGCTGTACAAGAGCTTTTTCATAAGCGTCAACAATTTTTACATCAAAAAGGAACGAGGAAAACGCCTTTTATTATTGGGATTGCTGGCTCTGTAGCAGTAGGGAAATCAACGACTGCGCGCATTCTTCAAGAACTTTTAAAACGTTGGGCATCCAGCCTTAAAGTTGATTTGATTACAACGGATGGCTTTCTTTATCCTAATACTGTTTTACAGCAAAAAAATCGTATGCATCGTAAAGGATTTCCCGATTCTTATGACATTAAGAAATTGCTGTGTTTTCTTTCTGCTATAAAGGCCGGTATTGGTAATGTTCCTGCTCCACTTTATTCGCATATGACCTATGATGTTTTGGAAAATCAAACTATTATCATTGATCGTCCTGATATTTTAATTGTCGAAGGGATTAATGTATTACAGGTCAGTGATCTTCCTAAAGATGGGAAAGTTATTCCTTTCGTTTCAGATTTTTTTGATTTTTCAATCTATGTGGATGCTGAAACAGAAGTCATTCGTCGCTGGTATTTAGAACGATTCAAACGTTTGCGTAAAACAGCTTTTCAAAATCCTGAATCTTACTTTCATCGTTATGCACATCTCAACGAAAAAGAAGCTTCAAAAATCGCGCAAGAACTTTGGCAAACGATTAATTTGAAGAATTTACAAGAAAATATCTTGCCAACACGACCACGCTCTAATCTCATTCTACGTAAAGGAAAAAACCATTTGGTTGAATATGTCGCACTTCGGCGACTATGA
- the hslU gene encoding ATP-dependent protease ATPase subunit HslU encodes MCVVFSPRETVSELDRFIIGQNDAKRSVAIALRNRWRRQQLDGPMREEVMPKNILMIGPTGVGKTGIARRLAKLAGAPFVKVEATKFTEVGYVGRDVEQIIRDLVEIAISLVREKKRDEVKVKAHMNAEERVLDALVGKTASPMTRDSFRKKLREGELDEKEIEIEVADNNSNSASTFDIPGIPGAQMGIMNLSDIFGKMGSRTKIRKITVKDAFKPLIDDESEKLLDQDQIIQEALRVTENDGIVFIDEIDKIATRDGGAGATVSREGVQRDLLPLVEGTTVSTKYGQVKTDHILFIVSGAFHVAKPSDLLPELQGRLPIRVELNALTREDLRRILTEPEASLIKQYIALMATEEVHLEITDDAIDALADIAVDLNARIENIGARRLQTVMERVLDEISFTAPDKAGTSFKVDAAYVKQSIGELAADIDLSRFIL; translated from the coding sequence ATGTGTGTTGTATTTTCCCCTCGTGAGACTGTTTCTGAACTAGATCGTTTTATTATTGGTCAAAATGATGCCAAACGTTCTGTTGCTATTGCATTGCGTAATCGGTGGCGTAGACAACAGCTTGATGGACCAATGCGTGAAGAGGTTATGCCAAAAAATATTTTGATGATAGGACCAACAGGCGTTGGTAAGACAGGTATAGCGCGTCGATTAGCAAAACTTGCTGGAGCACCTTTTGTAAAAGTAGAAGCGACGAAATTCACTGAAGTTGGTTATGTAGGACGTGATGTTGAGCAAATTATTCGTGACCTTGTGGAGATTGCTATTTCTCTTGTGCGTGAAAAAAAACGAGATGAAGTCAAAGTAAAAGCTCACATGAATGCTGAAGAGCGCGTTTTAGATGCCCTTGTTGGTAAGACAGCAAGTCCCATGACTCGCGATAGTTTTCGTAAAAAATTGCGCGAAGGTGAATTGGATGAGAAAGAAATTGAAATTGAAGTGGCTGATAATAACAGCAATAGCGCTTCAACTTTTGATATTCCTGGGATTCCTGGTGCACAAATGGGAATTATGAATTTGTCAGATATTTTTGGTAAAATGGGCAGTCGTACAAAGATTCGCAAAATAACAGTAAAAGATGCTTTTAAACCTCTCATTGATGATGAATCTGAAAAGCTCCTTGATCAAGATCAGATTATTCAAGAAGCACTTCGTGTTACTGAAAATGATGGGATTGTTTTTATCGATGAGATTGACAAAATTGCCACAAGGGATGGTGGTGCTGGTGCTACTGTTTCGCGTGAAGGTGTGCAACGGGATCTTTTGCCTTTGGTTGAGGGAACAACAGTTTCTACAAAATATGGTCAAGTCAAAACAGATCATATTCTTTTTATTGTCTCAGGTGCGTTTCATGTTGCTAAACCATCTGATTTATTGCCAGAATTGCAAGGGCGTCTGCCCATTCGTGTGGAGTTGAACGCTCTTACAAGGGAAGATTTACGACGTATTTTAACTGAACCTGAAGCCAGTTTGATTAAGCAATATATTGCCTTAATGGCAACAGAAGAGGTTCATTTAGAAATTACCGATGATGCGATTGATGCTTTAGCAGATATTGCTGTGGACTTAAATGCAAGAATTGAAAATATAGGAGCACGTCGTTTGCAAACGGTAATGGAGCGTGTTTTAGATGAGATTTCTTTTACAGCACCCGATAAAGCGGGAACATCGTTTAAAGTTGACGCTGCTTATGTCAAACAATCTATAGGTGAACTTGCTGCTGATATCGATCTTTCACGTTTCATTCTTTAG
- the argJ gene encoding bifunctional glutamate N-acetyltransferase/amino-acid acetyltransferase ArgJ → MTLKISPLSPKNIQELPPLSGVRIATAEAGIKYKGRTDLLFIIFDKPASVAGVFTRSKCPSAPVEHCRASLPHGIARGIVVNSGNANAFTGGRGRHTTNEIMSAAARVLAARENEVFIASTGVIGEPMDASGIVNLLPTMVETAKEGNWLEAAKAIMTTDTFPKLATRRFECGGEIVTINGIAKGAGMIAPDMATMLSFVISDAGISSHILQSLLSEAVQDSFNSITVDSDTSTSDTLMMFATGKENFPCITCQTDPRYEVFSKHLSALLHELALQVVCDGEGARHLIEVNVIGATTDKAAKTIALSIANSPLVKTAVAGEDANWGRVVMAVGKAGVEVDRDLLTIWFGEHRLAVNGERDPEYCEETIGTYMRGKHITIRVDIGLGVGKATVWSCDLTKEYIMINGDYRS, encoded by the coding sequence GTGACTTTAAAGATATCTCCTTTATCCCCTAAAAACATACAAGAGCTTCCGCCATTATCTGGTGTGCGGATAGCAACAGCTGAAGCTGGAATTAAATATAAAGGTCGTACGGATCTTCTTTTTATTATATTTGATAAACCAGCAAGTGTGGCCGGTGTTTTTACGCGTTCAAAATGCCCATCTGCTCCTGTAGAGCATTGCCGTGCCTCACTTCCTCATGGGATTGCTAGGGGTATTGTTGTTAATTCGGGGAATGCAAATGCTTTTACGGGAGGCAGAGGGAGACATACAACAAATGAAATCATGAGTGCAGCTGCGCGTGTTTTGGCAGCTAGAGAAAATGAAGTTTTTATAGCCTCTACAGGTGTTATTGGTGAGCCAATGGATGCATCGGGTATTGTCAATCTTTTACCAACTATGGTGGAGACAGCAAAAGAAGGGAATTGGTTGGAAGCTGCAAAAGCTATTATGACGACTGATACATTTCCAAAACTTGCAACACGCAGATTTGAGTGTGGGGGAGAGATTGTTACCATTAATGGAATTGCAAAAGGTGCTGGTATGATTGCACCAGATATGGCAACAATGCTCTCTTTTGTCATAAGTGATGCAGGTATTTCTTCGCATATCCTTCAATCCCTGTTATCAGAGGCTGTTCAGGATTCTTTCAATTCAATTACTGTCGATAGCGATACCTCGACATCAGATACACTTATGATGTTTGCGACAGGAAAAGAAAATTTTCCTTGCATTACATGTCAAACTGATCCGCGTTATGAGGTGTTCTCAAAACACTTAAGTGCACTTTTACATGAGCTTGCCTTACAAGTTGTTTGTGATGGAGAAGGTGCACGCCACTTAATTGAGGTCAATGTGATTGGTGCAACAACAGATAAAGCTGCTAAAACCATCGCCTTATCAATTGCAAATTCACCACTTGTAAAAACAGCTGTTGCTGGTGAAGATGCTAATTGGGGGCGGGTGGTTATGGCAGTTGGTAAGGCAGGGGTGGAAGTAGACCGTGATCTTTTGACAATTTGGTTTGGTGAACATCGTTTAGCAGTTAATGGTGAGCGAGATCCTGAATATTGCGAAGAGACAATAGGGACGTATATGCGAGGTAAACACATCACAATTCGTGTTGATATCGGTTTAGGCGTTGGTAAAGCGACAGTTTGGTCTTGCGATTTGACGAAAGAGTACATTATGATTAATGGCGATTATAGAAGTTGA
- a CDS encoding (deoxy)nucleoside triphosphate pyrophosphohydrolase produces MHAKSSLLLVVACALLDQDKRVLLTERPQGKSLAGLWEFPGGKVEQGETPEVSLIRELDEELGIHVQIKNLLPLTFASHAYETFHLLMPLYLCYHYKGIAQGREGQNLKWVFIDDLDQYPMPDADKPLVQLLKKFFPLIGY; encoded by the coding sequence ATGCATGCAAAAAGTTCACTTCTTCTTGTTGTTGCTTGTGCATTATTAGATCAAGATAAGCGTGTTTTGCTTACAGAGCGTCCTCAAGGAAAATCATTAGCTGGTTTATGGGAGTTTCCTGGTGGCAAGGTTGAACAAGGTGAAACTCCAGAAGTATCATTGATTCGTGAATTAGATGAAGAGCTTGGTATTCATGTTCAGATAAAAAATTTATTGCCCTTAACATTTGCAAGCCATGCTTATGAAACATTTCATCTCTTAATGCCGTTGTATCTTTGTTACCATTATAAGGGCATTGCACAAGGACGGGAAGGGCAAAATTTAAAATGGGTTTTTATTGATGATCTTGATCAATATCCTATGCCGGATGCCGATAAGCCATTGGTTCAGCTGTTAAAAAAATTCTTTCCTTTAATAGGTTATTAA